Part of the Rhodococcus sp. OK302 genome is shown below.
TGGAGGACTTCCTCGGCGACTTCAAGTTCTACCTCGACTACTACACGAAGCAGAGCGCCAGCGGCGTCGAGATCCGCGGACCGCAGCGTTGGCGAGTCAAGGCGAACTGGAAGATCGGCGCCGAGAACTTCGCCGGCGACATGTACCACACGCCGCAGACCCACACTTCCGTCGTCGAGATCGGCCTGTTCCGCGAGCCGAAGGCGGAGAAGCGCAAGGACGGCAACACGTACTGGGCCGGCAAGGGCGGCGGCACCACGTACAAGCTGCCTCCGGGAACCTTCGAAGAGAAGATGAGCTACGTCGGCTACCCCGACGAGATGATCGAGCGTATGAAGGAGCAGTGGTCCCAGGAGCAGGTCGACGTCATCGGACGCGACGGCTTCATGATCTCGGCTGCATCTGTCTTCCCGAACATCAGCCTGGTCCACAACTGGCCGAAGGTCGCTGAAGGCGACGACGTCCTGCCCTTCATCTCTATCCGCCAGTGGCAGCCCATCAGCGCCGACGAGACCGAGGTGCTCTCGTGGTTCGTCGTCGACAAGGAAGCCCCGGAGGAGTTCAAGAAGCTCTCCTACAAGGCCTACCTGATGTGCTTCGGCTCGAGCGGCATGTTCGAGCAGGATGACGTCGAGAACTGGGTTTCCCTGACCAACACGGCCGGCGGCTCGATGGCCCGTCGACTGCTGCTCAACGGCCGCATGGGCATGCTGCACGACGACAGCCCGGTAGTGCAGCCCTTGACCGAGGACGAGTTCTGCGGTCCCGGCGTCGCACATGTCGGCTACGGCGAATACAACCAGCGGCACCTACTCAACGAGTGGGCCGACTACCTGGAGAAGCCGGCGCCCGTGACGGAGAACATCCACGTCGGTGCTCCCAATGTCGATGGTGAGTGCAGCAGTGAGACGGCAGCGCAGTGCAGCAGCGAGAAGGCGGAGGCGTAACCATGAGCACCTACATCCCCATCGACTCCGCGAGTTCGCCTCTCGGACAGGACGCGTCGAAGACCGCGGCCGTGGGCCCATCGCTGGCGTTCGACGATCAGCGGCACCTGACAGCGCACCGCTGGCTCGTGGAGGAGACATACATCCTCGACCGGCAGGACTACGACGCCTGGCTGGAAACGCTTGCCGAGGACATCCACTACTTCATGCCGATCCGCGTCACGACGGCGCTGGGTACCGGCTACGACACGGCCAAGGACATGGCGCACTTCGACGAGGACAAGTACTCGTTGAGTCGCCGCGTCGCGCGTTTCGATACCGGCCACGCGTGGGCCGAGGATCCCCCGTCGCGACTGCGCCACCACCTGTCCAACGTCCGCACTTTCGCGACGGAGAACGAGAACGAGCTCGTCGTCGAGTCGGCAGTCCTGTTGTTCCGCAGTCGCGGCGACGTGCTGGAGCCCTCGCTGCTCTCGGTTGGTCGCGTTGACCTGCTGCGTCTCGAGGACGGCGTCTGGCGTCTGGCCCGTCGGCACATCGCCGCCGACGAGTCCGTGCTGCGCATGCAGAATCTGGCAGTGTTCCTGTGAAGCTCGGTTGGGAAGGCGAGGCCGAGGACGCCGCCGCGGCAGCCCTGGCCAACTCACGGCTCGGCGTGCTGCAGGACCAGCGCGACGGTGAAACCATCGTCATCGCAAACGAGTTCGCAGATATGCGGATCTCGAAGGTCCACACCCGCAACGGCGTTCGGCTGCTTATCGAATCACCGAAGTCCGGTCAGTGGATCACTCTCGACGCTCTCGAGCTCGAGGCTCTGACGTGGCAGAACGAGACGACACTGTCCGCGATGGTCGGGAAACCGTTCCAGTCGCTCCTCGACACCGAGGACGCTTCGTGACCGCCTGGCTCGACGGTAAGCGTGCGCTTATCGTCGGGGCCGGCTCGGGCATCGGGCGCGGTGTCGTCGACGCCTTCCTTGCCGAGGGCGCCAGCGTCGGTGTTCTCGAGCTCGACGCGGCCAAGTGCGAGGCCCTCGCGGCCGAGCACCCCGAGGTCGAGGTTGTCCAGGGCGACGCCACCAAGGCTGCCGCGAACCAGGCTGCGGTCGCTGCAGTCGTGGATCGCTTTGGTGGACTGGACATTCTGGTGAACTGCGTCGGTGTCTTCGACTTCTACCGCAAGCTCGAGAGCATCGATGCCGACTTGCTGGACCAGGCATTCGACGAAATATTTGCCATCAACGTCAAATCGCACCTGCACAGTGTCAAGGCCGCGACGCCCGCGCTGCGTGAGTCGGGCGGTTCCATCGTGCTCACCGAGTCGACGTCGGCCTACTACCCAGGTCGTGGTGGAACCCTTTATGTCGCATCCAAATTCGCTGTCCGGGGATTGGTAACCACCCTCGCCTACGAGCTGGCGCCGGACATCCGTGTCAACGGCGTCGCCCCCGGCGGCACGCTGAACACCGATCTGAGTGGGCTCGCGACGTTGGGTCTGACTGAGAATCGGCTCGACGGACCGGACCGCGCGAAGGAACTCGCCGGCCGAAACCCGTTGGGAGTCGCCCTCTCCGGCATCGACCATGCGTGGAGTTACGTATTCCTCGCCTCCGACCGATCACGTGGCATTTCCGGCCGCGTCGTTCATTCGGACGGCGGAATGGGCATCAAAGTTTAAGAGTCGCACCACGCGACCTACCGAAAGAAGAATCCTCAATGGCAATCCTCAAAGCGAATCTCGACCTGTGCCAAGGCTATGCAAACTGTGTGGTCGCGGCGGACGACGTCTACGACATGGACGACGACGGCCTGGTGGTGCTGCTCAAGGCCCGCGTGGACGAGTCCGACCGCCAGCGGGTCGAGACCGCGGCGAAGAGCTGCCCCGC
Proteins encoded:
- a CDS encoding aromatic ring-hydroxylating oxygenase subunit alpha, which gives rise to MRDADDVIANVRRGMLPAHIYNDAEVFEAEKERLFSRAWMFVAHESELPQVGDYVVRRVMENSFIVSRDQSGEIHAMFNMCLHRGMQVCRAEQGNASHFRCPYHGWSYKNDGRIVGMPFHKEAYGGEEGFARKGQRLLPAPSLGIYNGLIFVSMDPDAEPLEDFLGDFKFYLDYYTKQSASGVEIRGPQRWRVKANWKIGAENFAGDMYHTPQTHTSVVEIGLFREPKAEKRKDGNTYWAGKGGGTTYKLPPGTFEEKMSYVGYPDEMIERMKEQWSQEQVDVIGRDGFMISAASVFPNISLVHNWPKVAEGDDVLPFISIRQWQPISADETEVLSWFVVDKEAPEEFKKLSYKAYLMCFGSSGMFEQDDVENWVSLTNTAGGSMARRLLLNGRMGMLHDDSPVVQPLTEDEFCGPGVAHVGYGEYNQRHLLNEWADYLEKPAPVTENIHVGAPNVDGECSSETAAQCSSEKAEA
- a CDS encoding 3-phenylpropionate/cinnamic acid dioxygenase subunit beta codes for the protein MSTYIPIDSASSPLGQDASKTAAVGPSLAFDDQRHLTAHRWLVEETYILDRQDYDAWLETLAEDIHYFMPIRVTTALGTGYDTAKDMAHFDEDKYSLSRRVARFDTGHAWAEDPPSRLRHHLSNVRTFATENENELVVESAVLLFRSRGDVLEPSLLSVGRVDLLRLEDGVWRLARRHIAADESVLRMQNLAVFL
- the hcaB gene encoding 3-(cis-5,6-dihydroxycyclohexa-1,3-dien-1-yl)propanoate dehydrogenase, yielding MTAWLDGKRALIVGAGSGIGRGVVDAFLAEGASVGVLELDAAKCEALAAEHPEVEVVQGDATKAAANQAAVAAVVDRFGGLDILVNCVGVFDFYRKLESIDADLLDQAFDEIFAINVKSHLHSVKAATPALRESGGSIVLTESTSAYYPGRGGTLYVASKFAVRGLVTTLAYELAPDIRVNGVAPGGTLNTDLSGLATLGLTENRLDGPDRAKELAGRNPLGVALSGIDHAWSYVFLASDRSRGISGRVVHSDGGMGIKV
- a CDS encoding ferredoxin — protein: MAILKANLDLCQGYANCVVAADDVYDMDDDGLVVLLKARVDESDRQRVETAAKSCPANALWLEDE